The Bacteroidota bacterium region AATTTACTTTTTGCTTTAATTCTTCCGGTTTTGAAAAATCAGCAACGATATAATCATGGTTTCCGGGTCCGGGAAGTTCGGATTTGACTTTTTTCAACTCCTCTTCGTTCCTGGCTACGAGGATGACCGAAGCTCCAAGGCTGGCCAATTCCAGGGCAGAGGCTTTCCCAATACCCTGAGTACTACCACAAACCAATGCTTTTTTACCCTTTAAATTGAGGTTCATTTTTTGCCGGATTTCTTTACATTTGAAGGACAGGAATGAAAGGGAAAATTGCCGGATCAAGGGAATTCTCTGAATAGCCTTTCCTCCCGTCCTCAAATCTACACTTCCCATCCCGAAAAAAGAAATGTTATGGAACACCTTGTAAATCTGGTAAAAGCAAAGGCCGGACTCAGTGATGAACAGGCGAAACTGGCAGTTCAGGCAGTGATGGATCATTTGAAATCTAAATTCCCGACTATTCTCCACCATGAACTGGACAAAATTGCGGAGGGTGGTGATTTTGGTGATGCCGCAAGGGAAAAATTTGACGGCCTTCGTGATAAAGCCGAGGAAGCAGCGAAACATGTAGGAGAAAAAGCGGAAGCTTTCGCAGGAGAACTTCGTCAGAAATTCAACGAAGTTTTCGGACCGAAAAAAAATTCATAGTGAATTGGTTGAATCAAAATACTTCGTTCATTTTCCTCAAAGCACATTTTCAATTTCATCTTAAATCTCAAACCCCATGTCAGTAACCAGACCTTTCAGTTTCAAAAAGTGGATTGATGAAAATCGCCATCTTCTCAAACCTCCTGTAGGAAACCAGGTGGTATACAAGCCTAATCAGGATTTTATCGTGATGGTCGTTGGCGGACCAAACTCCCGGAAAGATTATCATTACAATGAAACCGAAGAATTTTTTTACCAGTTAGAAGGAGATATTTCCGTAAAAATTATTGAAGACGGAAAACCGGTTGAGATCCCAATTAAGGAAGGAGAAATTTTCCTGCTTCCGGCAAAAACGCCACACAGCCCGCAACGTGGTCCAAATACAATCGGACTGGTGATGGAAGTTCAACGTCGCGATGGTATGAAGGATGGATTTCAATGGTACTGCGAAAAATGTAACAACAAAATTTACGAAGAATATCTTGATCTGACTGATATCGTCGCGCAATTGCCTGTGGTGATGAATAAATTTTACGAGAATGAAAGCCTCCGTACCTGTAAAAAATGCGGAGCGGTGATGGAACCACCGGCAAAGCTTGTTTGATCGTTTAAGAGAAATTTCTTCATTCATTTTTTATCCAAGAGAAAAATAATCGCTCAACCTTTATTCTTCCTGAGTCAATAGGGGAGAACACAGAATAGACGTATGCAGAAAAAATTAACCCGGAAAGAAAAGATTGCCTTACAACAACAGGGAGGAGTCACTCCAGCAGCGAAACGTCAGCCGGCGAAAGAACAAAAATCCAATGTAAAAAGGATCTTAGGTCTTTTTGTTGCCATTCTTGCATTCGCGATTTATTCAAATACGTTCAGTAACTGGTATGTACTTGATGACTGGGGACTGATGCCGGAGAATACCATGGTGAAAAAAGGAATCAGCGGAATTCCGGAAATCTTTCAATCGAGTTACCGTGCCGGGATGAATATCAACGATTACCAGCTGTATCGTCCCTTGTCGAAAGCGATGTTCGCGGTGGAATGGCAGTTTAGTCCGGGAAATCCAGCTCTTGGCCATTGGATGAATGTGATATGGTTCGCGCTGACTTGTTTGTTGTTGTTTCATGTATTGACCGTATTGCTAAAGGGCAATCTGCTCGTTCCATTTATCACGGCATTATTATTTGCGACTCATCCTTTGCATACGGAGGTGGTCGCGAACATCAAGAGTCGGGACGAGATCATGTCTTTATTGTTATTGCTGGCAACCTTACTCTGGACGGTACGCTATTCGATGACAAATAATGTGAAGTACCTGATCGGTTCGGCGATTACATTTTTTCTGGCATTGCTTTCAAAGGAATCTGCAATTACCTGGCTGGCTGTAATTCCACTTGCCTTGTATTTCTTCACGGATGCAAAATCGTCAACTTACATTAAAAGTTCCGCTATGCTCTTCCTATCGACAGCGGTATTTTTATTGATTCGCAGAAAAATTCTTGGAAATGTTGACTTACCCATTCCTGTTGTGGACAATTCATTGGTCGCCATTAAGAATGTACTTGTTCAGCGCGCTAATGCGATTTCAATTCTTGGTTATTATCTGAAATTATTTGTGTTGCCCATTACACTTTGTTCGGATGGTTCTTTCAATACTTTCCCGGAATTGTCCTTGTTTGACTGGAAGGTAATTACA contains the following coding sequences:
- a CDS encoding 3-hydroxyanthranilate 3,4-dioxygenase; this translates as MSVTRPFSFKKWIDENRHLLKPPVGNQVVYKPNQDFIVMVVGGPNSRKDYHYNETEEFFYQLEGDISVKIIEDGKPVEIPIKEGEIFLLPAKTPHSPQRGPNTIGLVMEVQRRDGMKDGFQWYCEKCNNKIYEEYLDLTDIVAQLPVVMNKFYENESLRTCKKCGAVMEPPAKLV